A genomic stretch from Candidatus Omnitrophota bacterium includes:
- the thiE gene encoding thiamine phosphate synthase: MKKFCLDERNLYLVLDKDICADTKRLPAVSAQAARAGVGLIQFRAKNAAAAEIIGIAYRIKGILSKYGIPLILNDRADIARIVDADGLHLGQDDLPLERAREIIGRGKLIGISCHSINQCLKAQKEGADYISVGPVFKTPTKPAYAPVGLSLIRWAAKNVGIPFFAIGGINSGNLNSVIDSGAERIAVVREICGAKDVSKKVSFLKKRISQ, from the coding sequence TTGAAAAAATTCTGTTTGGATGAGCGTAATCTATACCTTGTGCTGGATAAGGATATATGCGCTGATACAAAGCGGCTGCCGGCTGTATCCGCTCAAGCGGCCAGGGCAGGCGTTGGCCTGATCCAGTTTCGGGCAAAGAACGCTGCCGCGGCAGAAATAATCGGTATAGCTTACCGGATCAAAGGCATCTTATCCAAATACGGCATACCACTGATCCTTAATGACCGGGCAGACATTGCCAGGATAGTGGATGCTGATGGGCTGCATTTGGGCCAGGACGACCTGCCGTTGGAGCGCGCCCGTGAGATCATCGGCAGGGGCAAACTCATCGGCATATCCTGCCATAGTATCAATCAGTGCCTTAAGGCGCAGAAGGAAGGCGCCGACTATATAAGCGTGGGGCCGGTTTTTAAGACCCCTACCAAGCCCGCGTACGCGCCTGTAGGGTTAAGTTTAATCAGGTGGGCGGCTAAGAATGTGGGCATACCGTTTTTTGCCATAGGCGGGATCAATTCGGGTAACCTTAATTCTGTAATTGATAGCGGGGCAGAGAGGATAGCCGTAGTAAGGGAGATCTGCGGCGCAAAGGACGTAAGTAAAAAAGTATCTTTTTTAAAAAAACGTATATCACAATAA
- a CDS encoding thiamine-phosphate pyrophosphorylase has product MNKRGNNSKVFRVIDANLNRVKEGLRVCEDTTRFIFDDKRATREFKKIRHSIDLISGAFDYKILLKYRNIDEDVGIRHIKAELKRADQNRILLANIQRVKESLRVLEEFLKLVDERLAGRAKYARYRTYSLEKILFG; this is encoded by the coding sequence TTGAATAAGCGCGGCAATAACAGTAAGGTCTTCAGGGTCATAGACGCGAATTTAAACAGGGTAAAGGAAGGGCTTCGCGTATGTGAGGATACTACGCGGTTTATTTTTGACGATAAGCGCGCTACGCGGGAATTCAAGAAGATACGCCATAGTATTGATTTGATCTCCGGCGCGTTTGACTATAAGATCCTCCTCAAATACAGGAATATAGACGAAGACGTGGGAATAAGGCATATAAAAGCGGAACTGAAAAGGGCGGATCAGAACCGCATACTGCTTGCTAATATACAAAGGGTAAAGGAATCTCTCAGGGTCCTTGAGGAGTTCCTTAAATTGGTGGATGAGCGGCTTGCGGGGCGGGCAAAATACGCGCGCTACAGGACATACTCACTTGAAAAAATTCTGTTTGGATGA
- the rfaE2 gene encoding D-glycero-beta-D-manno-heptose 1-phosphate adenylyltransferase, protein MINSKIKSQREISRIAASLRKKGLRVVFTNGCFDILHKGHIAYLRKAKSRADILIVGLNTDSSVRKIKGDKRPVNNQNDRAYVLSALECVDFITFFAGLTPEDLIRKIRPDVLVKGGDWSVEKIAGGSFVRGYGGRVVSLPYIKDYSTSALIKAIKGKG, encoded by the coding sequence TTGATAAATAGTAAAATCAAATCTCAGCGGGAGATATCCAGGATCGCCGCGTCCCTTAGAAAGAAAGGGCTGAGGGTGGTTTTTACCAACGGCTGTTTTGACATCCTGCACAAAGGGCATATCGCTTATCTGCGGAAGGCGAAGAGCCGCGCTGATATTCTTATCGTGGGCCTGAACACGGACAGTTCGGTAAGAAAGATAAAAGGCGATAAGCGGCCGGTCAACAATCAGAACGACAGGGCATATGTGCTTTCAGCGTTGGAATGCGTTGATTTCATCACGTTTTTTGCCGGGTTGACCCCGGAAGATCTGATCAGGAAGATAAGGCCGGATGTGCTGGTCAAGGGCGGCGACTGGAGCGTGGAGAAGATAGCCGGCGGTTCATTTGTCCGCGGTTACGGAGGCAGGGTAGTGAGCTTGCCTTATATCAAGGACTATTCTACCAGCGCTCTGATAAAGGCGATCAAAGGAAAAGGTTGA
- a CDS encoding SIS domain-containing protein, which produces MDREARNIAERVLNESLKIKQEIKERHLDDIIRAAAVVTGALRSGGKVILCGNGGSAADAQHIAAEFIGRFQKERKAYPAIALSTNTSVLTALANDYGYDIVFSRQIEALAEKKDVVIGISTSGNASNVIKALAKAKELGAGTIALTGGSGGKLSKEAGISIVVPSAVTARIQEAHIIIGHIICEIVEGSFDK; this is translated from the coding sequence TTGGATAGAGAAGCCAGAAACATAGCGGAGCGGGTTCTTAACGAATCCCTTAAAATAAAGCAGGAGATCAAAGAGCGTCACCTGGATGATATTATCAGGGCCGCTGCCGTTGTAACCGGCGCGCTGCGTTCCGGCGGTAAGGTCATACTTTGCGGCAACGGCGGCAGCGCCGCCGACGCTCAGCACATAGCGGCGGAATTCATCGGCAGGTTTCAGAAGGAAAGGAAGGCCTATCCCGCTATCGCGCTTTCCACCAATACCTCTGTTTTGACCGCCCTGGCCAATGATTACGGCTACGATATCGTCTTTTCCCGTCAGATAGAGGCGCTGGCGGAAAAAAAGGACGTGGTAATAGGCATATCAACCAGCGGCAATGCCTCCAACGTCATTAAGGCGCTGGCAAAGGCAAAGGAACTTGGCGCCGGGACGATCGCGCTCACCGGCGGCAGCGGCGGGAAGTTAAGTAAAGAGGCCGGTATTTCCATAGTAGTCCCTTCCGCGGTGACCGCGAGGATACAGGAAGCCCACATAATTATCGGCCATATAATTTGCGAGATAGTAGAGGGGTCATTTGATAAATAG
- a CDS encoding 6-phosphofructokinase, with protein sequence MATIGILTGGGDCPGLNPVIRAVVRKSFNENIRVIGIKNGWKGLIENDTMELDLQAISGILPRGGTILGTSRTNPYKEEGSVQRAKDNYKKMGLDALVAVGGEDTLGVANKLCKEGLNIVGVPKTIDNDLSATDYTFGFDTAINIATECIDRLHTTAESHHRIIVVEVMGRHAGWIAAEAGIAGGADIILIPEYPIDVEEVAILLKKRHGRGKTFSIVVVAEGAEFKKGSMVLQEQKLDEFGHVRLGGIGDLLAREIEKRTGYETRVSVLGHIQRGGSPTAFDRVLGTRFGVKAVELVKTKKFGHMVSLKGNKIVDVPLEEAVTKLKTIDPELYEIAKVFFG encoded by the coding sequence ATGGCTACTATTGGAATTCTCACCGGCGGAGGCGACTGCCCCGGATTAAACCCGGTTATCAGGGCGGTCGTAAGGAAAAGCTTTAATGAGAATATCAGGGTCATAGGGATAAAGAACGGCTGGAAGGGGTTGATCGAGAACGACACTATGGAATTGGACCTTCAGGCGATTTCAGGCATACTTCCCAGGGGCGGCACGATATTAGGCACCAGCCGCACAAATCCCTATAAAGAAGAGGGCTCTGTCCAGCGCGCGAAAGATAATTATAAGAAAATGGGGCTTGACGCCCTGGTAGCGGTAGGCGGGGAAGACACCCTTGGCGTTGCCAATAAGCTGTGCAAGGAAGGATTGAATATTGTGGGCGTCCCAAAGACCATAGACAACGATCTTTCTGCCACGGATTACACCTTTGGCTTTGACACGGCGATAAACATAGCCACAGAATGCATTGACAGATTGCATACGACCGCGGAAAGCCACCATCGCATAATAGTCGTTGAGGTCATGGGCAGGCACGCGGGGTGGATCGCCGCGGAGGCCGGCATCGCTGGGGGCGCGGACATCATCCTCATACCGGAATACCCTATTGATGTTGAAGAGGTGGCGATCCTGCTTAAAAAGAGGCACGGCCGCGGCAAGACCTTCAGCATCGTGGTTGTGGCGGAAGGCGCCGAGTTTAAAAAGGGCTCTATGGTCCTGCAGGAGCAAAAACTTGACGAATTCGGACATGTAAGATTGGGGGGCATAGGCGACCTGCTCGCCAGGGAAATAGAAAAGCGCACCGGATACGAAACGCGCGTAAGCGTCCTCGGGCATATTCAGAGGGGCGGCAGCCCCACGGCCTTTGACCGCGTCCTGGGCACGCGTTTCGGCGTCAAGGCGGTAGAGCTGGTCAAGACAAAAAAGTTCGGGCATATGGTGAGCTTAAAGGGCAACAAAATAGTCGATGTGCCGCTGGAAGAGGCGGTGACAAAACTTAAGACGATAGATCCGGAACTTTATGAAATAGCGAAGGTGTTCTTTGGATAG
- the amaP gene encoding alkaline shock response membrane anchor protein AmaP — translation MKFFTVLGLIFYTIVICALAGLLISLSLHWIYPEHISSALHLIYDDMQSRQIIFLVAVFIFLFNLFFTQGITGRWQRERTIAFKMPTGEVTIALSAVEDLIKRISSGIPEIRELKPKVIAGKKNNIEVNIRLILRSETNIPDVTSRLQEMIKSRIQELGIDAEVMARIHVAKIISHEEKNKKEHEEGRYAKGPAVPFGYGRH, via the coding sequence ATGAAATTCTTTACTGTTTTGGGGCTTATCTTTTATACAATAGTCATATGCGCTTTGGCCGGACTGTTGATCTCTCTGTCGCTGCATTGGATATACCCGGAGCACATCTCCAGCGCGCTCCATTTGATATATGACGATATGCAGTCGCGGCAGATAATTTTTCTCGTAGCCGTGTTTATCTTTCTGTTCAATCTCTTTTTCACCCAGGGCATTACAGGCAGATGGCAGCGCGAAAGGACGATCGCCTTTAAGATGCCCACCGGAGAGGTGACCATCGCGCTCTCGGCGGTTGAAGACCTCATCAAGAGGATTTCCAGCGGCATACCCGAGATAAGGGAGTTAAAGCCCAAAGTCATAGCGGGGAAGAAAAATAACATAGAAGTGAACATACGGTTGATCTTGAGGTCTGAGACGAACATACCCGATGTGACCAGCAGGCTTCAGGAAATGATAAAGTCAAGGATACAGGAGTTAGGCATAGATGCCGAGGTCATGGCGAGGATACACGTCGCCAAGATAATCTCGCATGAGGAAAAGAACAAGAAAGAGCATGAAGAAGGCAGATATGCCAAAGGGCCGGCTGTCCCCTTTGGTTACGGGCGCCATTAA
- a CDS encoding Asp23/Gls24 family envelope stress response protein — translation MNREESRTEFGLVKIHKKAISSVASIAACEIDGVKGLGSDMRRFIFEFIGRDRQTGGIKVDIDSNGEVKIDIPLVVKYGYSIPDVASQVQENVRRNLEKTTNLVIKDININIQGIERG, via the coding sequence ATGAATAGGGAAGAATCCAGGACAGAATTCGGTTTGGTCAAGATCCATAAAAAAGCGATCTCTTCCGTCGCCTCTATCGCCGCCTGCGAAATAGACGGCGTAAAGGGGCTGGGAAGCGATATGCGAAGGTTTATTTTTGAATTTATCGGCAGAGACAGGCAAACAGGAGGCATCAAGGTTGATATAGATTCAAACGGCGAGGTCAAGATAGATATCCCGCTGGTAGTGAAGTACGGATACAGCATCCCTGATGTTGCCTCGCAGGTCCAGGAGAATGTAAGAAGGAATCTGGAAAAGACGACCAACCTGGTCATTAAAGATATCAATATAAATATTCAGGGCATAGAAAGGGGGTAG
- the accC gene encoding acetyl-CoA carboxylase biotin carboxylase subunit yields MFSKVLIANRGEIALRIIRACKELGIRTVAVYSQADKDSLHVRFADEAVCIGAAASKESYLNIPALISAAEITDVEAIHPGYGFLAENAHFAEICQSCQITFIGPTPENIRQMGDKMLARETMLKIGLPVIPGSKSSIKSKEEALKIAKQVGYPVIIKAVAGGGGRGMRICHNDVRLIGALMTAQTEAEASFGNSDVYIEKYIEKPRHIEIQIIADKAGNIIHLGERDCSIQRRHQKLLEESPSPLVDPKSRKHLGQMAIEGAKSIGYLSCGTVEFLLDENTGKYYFIEMNTRVQVEHPVTEMVTGMDIIKEQIRIAAGEKLKVSQEDVKMEGAAIECRINAEDHSKAFMPSPGKIETLILPGGPGVRVDTHVYQGYTVNPFYDSMVAKLIVHGKDRTEAIGTMRRALDEFVIAPIHTTIDFHKIILNNPLFVSGNFSTHFVQEILKEESEE; encoded by the coding sequence ATGTTCTCAAAGGTCCTCATAGCCAACAGGGGCGAGATCGCCCTCAGGATAATACGGGCATGCAAAGAGTTGGGCATACGCACTGTGGCGGTATATTCGCAAGCGGATAAGGACTCGCTGCATGTGAGGTTTGCCGATGAAGCGGTTTGTATAGGCGCGGCGGCGAGCAAAGAGAGCTACCTTAATATCCCGGCCTTGATAAGCGCCGCGGAGATCACAGACGTTGAGGCCATACATCCCGGTTACGGCTTTCTTGCCGAGAATGCCCATTTTGCCGAGATATGCCAGTCCTGCCAGATCACCTTTATAGGGCCTACTCCTGAAAATATACGGCAGATGGGCGATAAGATGCTGGCAAGGGAAACCATGCTTAAGATAGGGCTTCCTGTCATTCCCGGGAGCAAGTCCTCCATAAAGAGCAAGGAAGAGGCGCTGAAGATAGCCAAACAGGTGGGCTATCCCGTGATCATCAAGGCCGTAGCGGGCGGAGGCGGCAGAGGGATGAGGATCTGTCATAACGATGTGCGGCTTATCGGAGCTTTGATGACCGCGCAGACAGAGGCCGAGGCGAGTTTCGGCAATTCAGACGTCTATATAGAAAAATATATTGAGAAGCCGCGCCACATAGAGATACAGATCATTGCCGATAAGGCAGGCAACATAATACATCTGGGTGAGAGGGATTGCAGTATCCAGAGGAGGCACCAGAAGCTCCTTGAAGAGTCCCCCTCGCCGTTGGTCGACCCCAAAAGCAGGAAGCACCTCGGCCAGATGGCTATCGAGGGGGCAAAGAGCATAGGGTATTTGTCCTGCGGCACGGTAGAATTCCTGCTCGATGAAAATACCGGGAAATATTACTTTATAGAGATGAACACCAGGGTCCAGGTTGAGCATCCGGTAACGGAAATGGTGACCGGCATGGATATCATCAAGGAGCAGATAAGGATCGCCGCGGGCGAGAAGCTGAAGGTGAGCCAGGAAGACGTTAAGATGGAAGGCGCGGCCATTGAATGCCGCATCAACGCGGAAGATCACAGCAAGGCCTTTATGCCTTCTCCCGGGAAGATCGAAACCCTTATACTGCCGGGCGGCCCGGGAGTGAGAGTGGATACCCATGTATACCAGGGCTACACGGTAAACCCCTTTTACGATTCTATGGTGGCCAAGCTCATCGTGCACGGCAAGGACAGGACCGAGGCCATAGGCACTATGAGGAGGGCGCTGGACGAATTCGTGATAGCCCCCATACACACGACGATTGATTTTCATAAAATAATCCTGAATAATCCGCTTTTTGTGAGCGGGAACTTTTCCACGCATTTTGTGCAGGAGATTTTGAAGGAAGAATCGGAAGAATAA
- the accB gene encoding acetyl-CoA carboxylase biotin carboxyl carrier protein, with translation MNLKEIKEMINLMNENGLTELEIEKDGTRIKLRKGSSQSGDLNSPVIVEKEQVLPRAQESQAAAKEAGKLAEIKSPMVGTFYRAPSPESAPFVNAGDAIEPGQVICIIEAMKLMNEIKAEVRGRIKEVLVDNAEPVEFGQPVFLIEPL, from the coding sequence ATGAACCTTAAAGAGATCAAGGAAATGATAAATCTTATGAACGAGAACGGGCTCACCGAGCTTGAGATCGAAAAGGACGGGACTCGCATTAAATTGCGCAAGGGCTCCTCACAGTCAGGCGACCTGAATTCCCCCGTTATAGTTGAAAAAGAGCAGGTACTGCCCAGGGCCCAGGAGTCGCAGGCAGCAGCTAAGGAAGCAGGCAAGCTGGCAGAGATCAAATCCCCCATGGTCGGCACCTTTTACAGGGCGCCGTCTCCTGAATCGGCGCCATTTGTAAACGCTGGCGATGCCATAGAGCCGGGCCAGGTTATTTGCATTATAGAGGCGATGAAGCTGATGAACGAAATAAAGGCAGAGGTAAGGGGCAGGATAAAGGAAGTTTTAGTTGATAACGCTGAACCAGTCGAATTCGGCCAACCCGTCTTTTTAATCGAACCGTTATAA
- the efp gene encoding elongation factor P produces MLSINQVKTGLTVLVEGNVYMVVEVNHVKPGKGSAFVRTKLRNLKTGNIQEYTFRGEEKIEEAFVDERKLAYSYRAGDMFHFIDQDNFEDLALHKDNLQGKEPFLKDNLEVSAYFYKGDLLNISLPNTIIVKVEHTEPGIKGDTAKSSGKPATIETGAVVYVPLFVNTGDMIKVDTRTGEYIERA; encoded by the coding sequence ATGCTATCCATTAATCAGGTTAAGACAGGGCTTACGGTCTTGGTTGAAGGGAACGTGTATATGGTGGTGGAAGTCAACCATGTCAAGCCGGGCAAGGGCTCAGCGTTTGTCAGGACGAAGCTGCGCAATCTGAAGACCGGCAATATACAGGAATACACCTTCAGGGGCGAAGAAAAGATCGAGGAGGCCTTTGTGGACGAGAGGAAGCTCGCCTATTCCTACCGCGCGGGAGACATGTTCCATTTCATAGACCAGGATAACTTTGAGGACCTGGCGCTGCATAAAGACAATCTGCAGGGCAAGGAGCCTTTTCTTAAGGACAACCTGGAGGTGAGCGCGTATTTTTATAAGGGAGACCTTCTTAATATAAGCCTGCCGAATACCATCATAGTAAAAGTAGAGCATACGGAGCCGGGCATTAAAGGCGATACGGCAAAAAGCAGCGGCAAGCCGGCCACTATTGAGACCGGAGCGGTGGTCTATGTCCCGTTGTTTGTCAACACGGGCGATATGATAAAGGTGGATACCCGGACCGGGGAATATATTGAAAGGGCATAA
- a CDS encoding Xaa-Pro peptidase family protein, whose product MARDTITQLRKKLYKLRLDALFVSSQPNISYVTGLESRDAYLLITRRAQYLITDFRYEEEARKYPGIFKIAIIDHNIFQTLCSLATKARVRRMGFEAKSLSVAELKRIKHACRGLDCVYTFDLVESLRQFKGSREIAKIRKAIARTAKCLEQVRKTLRRGRKEIDIQIAIESLARGNGVRSMAFDTIVAFGKNGSMPHYPTGESRLKRDEPVLIDMGVNFEGYNSDITRVFKRNCRSREFLKIYDTALEAQELAISAIRPGICAKDVDHKARGHIASRGYGKFFRHSLGHGVGLEAHELPYINSTNMTRLLPGMVFTVEPGIYLPGKFGVRIEDMVLVTEGGCEVLTTR is encoded by the coding sequence ATGGCGCGGGACACCATAACTCAGCTGAGGAAAAAACTATATAAGCTGCGCCTGGACGCGCTGTTTGTAAGCAGCCAGCCGAATATTTCATATGTGACCGGCCTTGAATCAAGAGATGCTTATCTGTTGATCACCAGGCGCGCCCAATACCTGATCACGGATTTTCGTTACGAAGAAGAGGCGAGAAAATATCCCGGCATTTTTAAGATAGCCATAATAGACCATAACATATTCCAAACGCTCTGCTCGCTGGCTACAAAAGCGAGAGTAAGGCGGATGGGATTTGAGGCCAAGTCGTTATCCGTAGCTGAACTTAAGAGGATAAAGCATGCCTGCCGCGGCCTTGATTGCGTTTATACATTTGACCTGGTTGAATCATTGAGGCAGTTCAAAGGCAGCCGGGAAATAGCAAAGATAAGGAAGGCCATAGCAAGGACGGCTAAATGCCTTGAACAGGTAAGAAAGACGCTCAGGCGCGGCAGAAAAGAGATAGATATTCAGATCGCTATAGAATCATTGGCCAGGGGCAACGGCGTCAGAAGCATGGCATTTGATACCATAGTGGCCTTTGGCAAGAACGGCTCAATGCCTCATTATCCGACAGGAGAAAGCCGGCTTAAGAGGGATGAGCCGGTCCTGATCGATATGGGCGTTAATTTTGAGGGTTATAACTCAGACATAACCCGGGTATTTAAACGTAACTGCAGGAGCAGGGAATTTCTAAAGATTTACGACACGGCGTTGGAGGCGCAAGAGTTGGCTATATCGGCAATAAGGCCGGGGATCTGCGCTAAAGATGTGGATCATAAAGCGAGGGGCCATATCGCGAGCAGGGGCTACGGAAAGTTCTTCCGGCATTCCCTGGGCCATGGCGTAGGCCTGGAAGCGCACGAGCTGCCGTATATCAACTCAACAAATATGACGCGGCTTCTGCCGGGGATGGTGTTTACGGTTGAGCCGGGCATATATCTGCCGGGTAAGTTCGGCGTGCGTATAGAAGACATGGTGCTGGTGACCGAAGGCGGATGTGAAGTATTGACAACGCGTTAA
- the aroQ gene encoding type II 3-dehydroquinate dehydratase, giving the protein MKKILIIHGPNLDLLGKREPQFYGKVTLKKINEELMKAAKKEKVGLEIFQSDHEGDIVEKIGKAKKGIDGLLINPAAYTHTSVAIRDAISASGLPVVEVHLSNIYAREEFRHTSLVAPVACGQISGFGLNSYLLGLKALAALLR; this is encoded by the coding sequence ATGAAAAAGATACTCATAATACACGGGCCGAATCTCGATCTATTGGGAAAAAGAGAGCCGCAGTTTTACGGTAAGGTCACGCTTAAGAAGATAAACGAGGAGCTAATGAAGGCAGCGAAGAAAGAGAAGGTAGGGCTGGAGATATTTCAGTCCGATCATGAGGGTGACATAGTAGAGAAGATAGGCAAGGCAAAGAAGGGCATAGACGGCCTGCTTATAAACCCCGCCGCATATACTCATACAAGCGTCGCGATAAGGGACGCCATATCCGCTTCGGGACTACCCGTTGTTGAGGTCCATCTTTCTAATATTTACGCCAGAGAGGAATTCAGGCACACTTCTCTGGTTGCCCCTGTAGCTTGCGGCCAGATCAGCGGTTTTGGTTTAAACAGTTATCTGCTCGGCCTCAAGGCGTTGGCAGCACTCCTGCGGTAG
- a CDS encoding Trm112 family protein: MIDKELLDILACPACKNDVELKDSKIVCKSCGRKYPVRDGIPVMLIDEAEA; the protein is encoded by the coding sequence ATGATAGATAAAGAGTTGTTAGATATTCTTGCTTGTCCTGCCTGCAAGAACGATGTGGAGTTGAAAGACAGCAAGATCGTTTGCAAATCCTGCGGCCGTAAATATCCTGTTCGCGACGGTATACCGGTTATGCTGATCGATGAGGCGGAGGCATAA
- the amrB gene encoding AmmeMemoRadiSam system protein B, with the protein MTEVKIRMPAVAGQFYPGSQTQLRGELGSLVQDRSFKKDALACIMPHAGYTYSGKVAGAVVSKIKIKSSAIILGPNHTGYGKPFSLIASGKWHTPLGDVAVNGALASLLLENDPLLEEDYDAHRFEHSIEVEVPFLQYLKPDISIVPIVVLNAEIDTLEAIGINIARALKAGHAEKDTLIVASSDMTHYESAESAKKKDMAALNDIARMDERKLFNDARKLDMTMCGIAPVIVAMVAAKALGAKYAELIKYQTSGDVTGDNSSVVGYAGVIIN; encoded by the coding sequence ATGACTGAGGTCAAGATACGGATGCCCGCGGTCGCGGGCCAGTTTTATCCGGGCTCGCAGACCCAACTTAGAGGCGAACTCGGGTCGTTAGTGCAAGATCGCTCTTTTAAGAAAGATGCCCTGGCTTGTATTATGCCGCATGCCGGCTACACCTATTCCGGAAAGGTGGCGGGCGCCGTTGTTTCCAAGATCAAGATCAAGAGCAGCGCGATCATATTGGGGCCTAATCATACCGGCTATGGTAAGCCATTCAGCCTGATAGCTTCGGGCAAATGGCATACGCCTCTGGGGGATGTCGCGGTTAACGGCGCTCTCGCGTCGCTGCTTCTTGAGAATGACCCGCTCCTGGAAGAGGATTACGATGCCCACCGTTTTGAACATTCCATAGAGGTAGAGGTGCCGTTCCTGCAATACCTGAAGCCGGATATCAGTATCGTGCCGATAGTGGTGTTAAACGCGGAGATCGACACGCTGGAAGCTATAGGCATAAATATTGCCAGGGCCTTAAAGGCCGGCCACGCGGAGAAAGATACCTTGATCGTCGCCAGCAGCGATATGACCCATTATGAGTCCGCCGAGTCCGCGAAAAAGAAGGACATGGCCGCCCTGAATGACATAGCCCGCATGGATGAACGCAAGTTATTTAACGACGCCAGAAAGCTGGATATGACTATGTGCGGCATCGCTCCTGTAATAGTGGCTATGGTGGCGGCTAAGGCGCTTGGCGCGAAGTACGCTGAGTTGATCAAATATCAGACAAGCGGAGATGTTACCGGAGACAACAGTTCCGTAGTCGGATATGCCGGAGTAATCATTAACTAA
- the rpsU gene encoding 30S ribosomal protein S21, whose protein sequence is MSEIEVRKNESFESALRRFKKKIDREGILRELRDRKHYEKPSEKRRRRYSIGSRSR, encoded by the coding sequence ATGTCGGAAATTGAGGTAAGGAAGAACGAATCCTTTGAGTCTGCCTTAAGGCGGTTTAAAAAGAAGATAGACAGGGAAGGTATTCTAAGGGAACTCAGGGACAGGAAGCATTACGAGAAGCCTAGCGAGAAGCGGCGCAGAAGGTATTCAATAGGAAGCCGAAGCAGATAA